ACCGCCGCCGGAAAATTGCCGTTCGCGGCTTGTGCCGCGGCGAGACTGTCCAGCAATAGCGGAATTTTTGCCTTGGCTGCCACGACCGCGGCCGCCGCCAGGCGTTCCGCTTCTTCCGGGCGTCGCGACTGATCGTTCGGATGCGTCGCCAGCAGCCAGGCCAAATTATTTTCCGCATCCGGCCAATCGGGACGATTCGCGAGCGCCTCGCGATAGCACGCTGCCGCCTCGTCGAATTTGCCCTGCGAGGATAGGATCATCCCCAACTTGTAGTTCGCTTCGGCATGGCCCGGGCGAAGTCGCAGAGTCTCCCGAAACTGCGCCGCGGCCACGCTTGGCTTGCCCTGTCGTAACAGGGCGTCTCCCATGGCATAGCGAGCATGGACGCTCGCGGGGCTCAATCGGAGCGCTTCGGTAAACCGCGCCGCGGCCTCTTTCGCTTTCCCTAGCGAGAGCAATACCTGGCCGGCCTGATAGTGTGCTTCGCCATAGTTGGGTCGCTGCCGGAGAGCTTCGTCGAATTGGACGATTGCTTCTTCCGCGCGCCCAGAACTTGCCAGCACGCGCCCGAGTTGAAAATAAGCGTCGGCATACACCGGCTTCAATTTGATGGCAGTGCGAAATTCTTCCATCGCGACTTGTTGAGCGCCTTCCTGCGCGAGCGCAAGCCCCAGGTTGTAGTGCCCGTCGGCGTGTTCGGGCTCGAGACGCACCGCTTCGGCGAACTCTCGTTTTGCCTCGGACGTGCTACCCAGCCGGGTGAGCACGACGCCGAGATCGTTGTGAGCGTTGGCGTCATCGGGAAAGAGCCGCACGCGGCCTCCGTACACTTCCGAGGCTTCCATCAAGCGACCTTGGTCGAGCAAGATCGCACCGAGGTCGATGCGCGCGTCGGTAAACTTGGGATCGAACTCGATCGCCTGATACAGCGAGGTTACGCCTTCGCTGATCTGGCCATTGCGATAGTAAGCAATGCCGAGCTGATACGTGAGCGCCGGGTGCTTCGGCAGGCGCTTCAATCCCGCCTGAAGCGTGGCCAGGGCGCCGGCATAGTCCTGTCGCGCGAGCAAAAACTCCGCCAAAGAACTGATTGCCTGCGCATTATCTGGCTGTTTAGTGACTTGCTCTCGCAGCTTCATTTCCG
The DNA window shown above is from Planctomycetia bacterium and carries:
- a CDS encoding tetratricopeptide repeat protein, giving the protein MPFSRSRTQRAMVVASLVIAENCLFSSVCLHPARGQQAPSAASDESTAATEMKLREQVTKQPDNAQAISSLAEFLLARQDYAGALATLQAGLKRLPKHPALTYQLGIAYYRNGQISEGVTSLYQAIEFDPKFTDARIDLGAILLDQGRLMEASEVYGGRVRLFPDDANAHNDLGVVLTRLGSTSEAKREFAEAVRLEPEHADGHYNLGLALAQEGAQQVAMEEFRTAIKLKPVYADAYFQLGRVLASSGRAEEAIVQFDEALRQRPNYGEAHYQAGQVLLSLGKAKEAAARFTEALRLSPASVHARYAMGDALLRQGKPSVAAAQFRETLRLRPGHAEANYKLGMILSSQGKFDEAAACYREALANRPDWPDAENNLAWLLATHPNDQSRRPEEAERLAAAAVVAAKAKIPLLLDSLAAAQAANGNFPAAVATAEEAVAAAQAVDDSELASQIAGRLKLYQAGQPYLEKPTKSR